From the genome of Planctomycetota bacterium, one region includes:
- a CDS encoding DUF1559 domain-containing protein — protein sequence MHHRVGGAARRPAFTLVELLVVIAIIGTLVGLLLPAVQAAREAARRSACTNNLKQLGLAMHNYHDTRQMFPRNLLQIGGNIWESTSASVQILPFMEESNLFQQFKQAAPPTANWGVTYGLMQNSKVKTFLCPSSPPAAVTSWSGAGSNYAWCTGSSLDTNWGGTNFNGMFAYQQDRRMGDVLDGLSQTIMAGEILVGTGFVQGSSGVYPFDIFYAGDAVFNSASNRNAPTAADIQAIGQAAMSSPQGVKGNNGGMWAWYSAGHSTFTTAATPNWQFPSLGGNCCPGGAHDWGNGIIPARSMHPGGANVVLGDGSVRMISDNVDLVTFQRLGNRKDRQPVGDY from the coding sequence ATGCACCATCGGGTCGGCGGCGCCGCGCGCCGTCCGGCCTTCACGCTCGTCGAACTGCTCGTCGTGATCGCGATTATCGGGACGCTCGTCGGACTCCTGCTGCCGGCAGTGCAGGCGGCCCGCGAGGCCGCCCGCCGGTCGGCCTGCACCAACAATCTCAAGCAGCTCGGCCTGGCGATGCACAACTACCACGACACGCGGCAGATGTTTCCGCGCAATCTCCTCCAGATCGGCGGCAACATCTGGGAGTCGACCAGCGCCAGCGTCCAGATTCTGCCGTTCATGGAGGAGTCGAACCTTTTCCAGCAGTTCAAACAGGCCGCCCCCCCGACCGCCAATTGGGGTGTGACCTACGGCCTGATGCAAAACTCGAAGGTCAAGACGTTCCTCTGCCCGTCGTCGCCGCCCGCCGCGGTCACCAGCTGGTCGGGTGCCGGCAGCAACTACGCCTGGTGCACCGGCAGCTCGCTCGACACCAATTGGGGCGGGACCAACTTCAACGGCATGTTCGCCTACCAGCAGGACCGCCGGATGGGCGACGTCCTCGACGGCCTGTCGCAGACGATCATGGCGGGCGAGATCCTCGTCGGCACCGGGTTCGTCCAGGGCAGTTCGGGCGTCTATCCGTTCGACATCTTCTATGCGGGTGACGCGGTGTTCAATTCGGCGTCGAACCGCAACGCCCCGACCGCTGCCGACATCCAGGCGATCGGCCAGGCGGCGATGTCGAGCCCGCAGGGTGTGAAGGGGAACAATGGCGGGATGTGGGCCTGGTACTCCGCCGGGCATTCGACGTTCACGACCGCGGCCACTCCGAATTGGCAATTTCCCTCGCTCGGCGGCAACTGCTGCCCGGGCGGCGCGCACGACTGGGGCAACGGCATCATCCCGGCACGGAGCATGCACCCCGGCGGTGCCAACGTCGTCCTCGGCGACGGGAGCGTACGGATGATCTCCGACAACGTCGATCTCGTGACGTTCCAGCGGCTCGGCAACCGCAAGGATCGGCAGCCGGTCGGCGACTATTGA